Proteins encoded within one genomic window of Pongo pygmaeus isolate AG05252 chromosome 18, NHGRI_mPonPyg2-v2.0_pri, whole genome shotgun sequence:
- the LOC129026289 gene encoding LOW QUALITY PROTEIN: putative uncharacterized protein FLJ45355 (The sequence of the model RefSeq protein was modified relative to this genomic sequence to represent the inferred CDS: substituted 1 base at 1 genomic stop codon) codes for LRAQGARGAGSQPPPRGGCLTPLRGGSXDPGGQEGLALSPRLAGVPHPPARGVLRPRGARGAGSQPPPRGGCLTPLRGGPESPGGQEGLALSPRLAGGASPPCEGGPETQGGKRGWLSGPASRGVPHPPARGVLRAQGARGAGSQAPPRGGCLTPLRGGS; via the exons ctgagagcccagggggcaagaggggctggctctcagcccccgcctcgcggggggtgcctcacccccctgcgaggggggtcctgaga cccaggggggcaagaggggctggctctcagcccccgcctcgcgggggtgcctcacccccctgcgaggggggtcctgaga cccaggggggcaagaggggctggctctcagcccccgcctcgcggggggtgcctcacccccctgcgagggggtcctgagagcccaggggggcaagaggggctggctctcagcccccgcctcgcggggggtgcctcacccccctgcgaggggggtcctgaga cccaggggggcaagaggggctggctctcaggccccgcctcgcggggggtgcctcacccccctgcgaggggggtcctgagagcccagggggcaagaggggctggctctcaggccccgcctcgcggggggtgcctcacccccctgcgaggggggtcctga